The following are encoded together in the Hemicordylus capensis ecotype Gifberg chromosome 4, rHemCap1.1.pri, whole genome shotgun sequence genome:
- the CIBAR1 gene encoding CBY1-interacting BAR domain-containing protein 1: MLMLGRGLDSRDNQTRQVREAVSNVEKHFGELCQIFAAYIRKTARLRDKADLLVNEIHAYAATETPNLKLGLKNFANEFSKLQDYRQAEVERLEAKVVEPLKCYGTIVKLKREDLKATLTAKNREAKQLSQLERTRQRNPSDRHVISQAESELQRASLDATRTSQQLEETIDNFEKQKIKDIKNIFSEFITIEMLFHGKALEIYTTAFQNIQNIDENEDLEVFRSSLYPQDHQTRLDIVRANSKSPLQRTGSAKSCAGIVQISRNRLKKEEEEEDDDDYEDEDDELETTKEER; the protein is encoded by the exons GGACAATCAGACTAGACAAGTTCGGGAAGCTGTGTCAAATGTGGAAAAACATTTTGGTGAATTGTGCCAAATATTTGCCGCATATATACGAAAAACTGCCAGATTGCGAGACAAAGCAGATCTCCTAGTCAATGAGATACATGCTTATGCAGCTACAGAAACACCGAATTTAAAACTTGGACTAAAAAACTTTGCAAATGAGTTTTCCAAACTTCAAGATTATCGCCAGGCAGAG GTGGAAAGACTTGAAGCCAAAGTGGTTGAACCTCTGAAATGTTATGGGACCATCGTAAAACTTAAGAGA GAGGATCTCAAAGCAACTTTAACAGCAAAGAATCGAGAAGCAAAACAGTTATCTCAACTAGAAAGGACACGTCAACGGAATCCATCAGATCGACATGTTATT TCACAG GCTGAAAGTGAATTACAAAGAGCTTCATTGGATGCGACTAGAACAAGTCAGCAACTGGAGGAAACAATTGACaactttgaaaaacaaaaaataaaagacaTCAAG AACATCTTTTCGGAATTTATAACAATTGAAATGTTATTTCATGGAAAAGCCTTAGAGATTTACACTACTGCCTTCCAAAATATACAAAACATCGATGAGAATGAAGACTTGGAG GTGTTTCGGAGTTCACTCTATCCACAGGACCATCAGACACGTTTGGATATTGTCCGTGCAAATTCAAAGTCTCCCCTCCAGAGAACTGGTTCAGCCAAATCTTGTGCTGGAATAGTTCAG ATTTCTAGGAATCGAttaaagaaggaggaggaagaagaagatgatgatgattatgaggATGAAGATGATGAATTGGAAACCACCAAGGAAGAAAGATAG
- the RBM12B gene encoding RNA-binding protein 12B isoform X2, with amino-acid sequence MAVVIRLQGLPVVAGSADIRRFFSGLNIPDGGVHIIGGENGDAFIIFATDEDARQAMSYSGRFIKDSRIQLFLSSKTEMQNIIEISRKRFDRDGRETITGSRRMGSSNSEASGVRNLSNLVAAIKKGINKFNYGSMDPLEDKLRSNGSRKCDTNISKSNDNQPRNESDNLYLFVRGMPYSATEGDVLSFFSGLQVDEVIMLKRSDGRNNGDGVVKFATSSDALKGQQRNREFMGSRFLEVHPSNEDTWIAYGGRIDNKVDPPFRTEHFAHLNESFSSNREYSSRRESGYLTSRKHSHSRSPLRRVMAHSHSRSPPRRVMAHSRSPPRRVTAHSRSQSPPRRVIAHSHSRSPPRRIMVQTRSGSPSRGVMARTHSRSPPRRIMARTRSRSPRRVIPQTHSRSPRRVMAQTLSRSPPRRIITHSHSPLSGSTRSHLPHNKEYYILIKNLSAAVEKRDLRVFFGELNVTSNQITFLKPHDNEKRKKDAFVVFKSEREYETALGYHKNVIFGEPVHIFPISKKTVLELIESSETKRSPERQKKEKSNRDGYPSSKTCVYVRNFPFDVTNVEVQKFFAGFNIENSDIHLLYDDKGVGLGEALVKFRSEDQAQKAESLNRRRFLGTEVLLRCISEEQMQEFGINVSLISNEKMQNNLRAYDRSEHLYSLDSQGPAMQGNIKYPSDYRRPSDDFICSPDRFRAPPPFTELGAAGISGGFPHGRFMPDSHFSGGPDRITLIKIRNIPFRAAPNEILDFFHGYKIIPESLSIQQNEYGMPSGQAVVAVANYEEAMAVINELNDRPIGQRKARLTLA; translated from the exons ATGGCTGTAGTCATCCGTTTACAGGGGCTTCCTGTTGTTGCGGGTTCTGCAGATATTCGCCGTTTCTTCTCAGGATTAAATATCCCTGATGGAGGTGTACATATCATTGGAGGAGAAAATGGGGATGCTTTTATTATATTTGCAACAGATGAAGATGCAAGACAAGCAATGAGCTACTCAGGACGATTTATAAAGGATTCGCGTATACAGCTCTTTCTCAGCAGCAAGACAGAAATGCAGAATATAATAGAAATTAGTAGGAAAAGGTTTGATCGTGATGGAAGAGAAACAATAACTGGATCTAGGCGAATGGGTTCCAGTAATTCGGAAGCATCTGGAGTTCGGAACCTTTCAAATCTAGTTGCAGCCATTAAAAAGGGAATTAATAAATTTAACTATGGTTCTATGGATCCCTTGGAAGACAAGTTACGTTCAAATGGCTCTCGAAAGTGTGATACCAATATTTCAAAATCAAATGATAATCAACCTAGGAATGAATCGGACAATTTGTACTTATTTGTACGTGGTATGCCTTACAGTGCAACAGAAGGTGATGTACTCAGCTTCTTCTCTGGATTACAAGTGGATGAGGTGATCATGTTAAAACGCAGTGATGGTCGAAACAATGGAGATGGTGTGGTAAAATTTGCTACATCGAGTGATGCCCTAAAAGGCCAACAACGTAATAGGGAGTTTATGGGTTCAAGATTTTTAGAGGTGCATCCTTCTAATGAAGATACATGGATTGCATATGGTGGAAGAATTGACAACAAGGTGGATCCTCCTTTCAGAACTGAACATTTTGCTCATTTAAATGAAAGCTTTTCTTCCAACAGAGAATATTCTTCAAGACGAGAGTCAGGCTATTTGACCTCAAGAAAACACTCCCATTCAAGGTCTCCCCTGAGGAGGGTGATGGCACACTCCCATTCAAGGTCTCCCCCAAGGAGGGTGATGGCACACTCAAG GTCTCCCCCAAGGAGGGTTACGGCACACTCTCGTTCACAGTCTCCCCCAAGGAGGGTTATAGCACATTCCCATTCAAGGTCTCCCCCAAGAAGGATTATGGTACAGACTCGTTCAGGGTCTCCTTCAAGGGGGGTTATGGCACGGACCCATTCAAGGTCTCCTCCAAGGAGGATTATGGCACGGACCCGCTCAAGATCACCAAGGAGGGTTATACCACAGACCCATTCTAGGTCTCCAAGGAGGGTTATGGCACAAACTCTTTCAAGGTCACCTCCAAGGAGGATTATAACGCACTCCCATTCACCTCTCTCTGGTTCAACACGGTCTCATTTGCCTCATAACAAAGAGTATTATATACTAATTAAAAATCTATCTGCTGCGGTTGAGAAGAGAGATTTGAGAGTGTTCTTTGGAGAACTGAATGTAACTAGTAATCAGATTACATTCTTAAAGCCACATGATAATgagaaaaggaagaaagatgCATTTGTGGTGTTTAAATCTGAGAGAGAATATGAGACTGCATTGGGCTATCACAAGAATGTTATATTTGGTGAGCCAGTTCACATTTTTCCCATTTCTAAAAAAACAGTGTTGGAGTTAATAGAATCTTCTGAAACTAAAAGATCACcagaaagacagaaaaaagaaaaaagtaatcGAGACGGATACCCCAGCTCAAAAACATGTGTATATGTAAGAAACTTTCCATTTGATGTGACAAACGTTGAAGTACAGAAGTTCTTTGCAGGATTTAATATTGAAAATAGTGATATTCATTTGCTTTATGATGACAAAGGAGTTGGACTGGGAGAAGCATTGGTGAAATTCAGATCTGAAGATCAAGCCCAGAAAGCTGAAAGCTTAAATCGCCGACGATTTTTGGGAACAGAGGTACTTCTAAGATGTATATCTGAGGAGCAAATGCAGGAGTTTGGTATTAATGTTTCACTAATCTCAAATGAAAAGATGCAGAATAATCTCCGTGCATATGATAGAAGTGAACATTTGTATTCACTTGATTCACAAGGACCAGCCATGCAGGGGAACATAAAGTATCCATCTGATTATAGACGTCCATCCGATGACTTCATTTGTTCACCTGATCGTTTTAGAGCCCCTCCCCCCTTTACAGAACTTGGTGCTGCAGGTATTTCTGGAGGTTTCCCACATGGACGCTTTATGCCTGACTCTCATTTCAGTGGTGGCCCAGATCGCATCACGCTGATTAAAATAAGGAATATACCATTTCGTGCTGCCCCAAATGAAATTTTGGATTTCTTCCATGGCTATAAAATCATACCAGAATCTCTTTCTATTCAGCAAAATGAATATGGAATGCCTTCCGGTCAAGCTGTTGTTGCTGTGGCAAATTATGAAGAGGCCATGGCTGTTATTAATGAACTAAATGATAGGCCAATTGGTCAGCGTAAAGCTAGGCTAACTTTGGCATAA
- the RBM12B gene encoding RNA-binding protein 12B isoform X1 has translation MAVVIRLQGLPVVAGSADIRRFFSGLNIPDGGVHIIGGENGDAFIIFATDEDARQAMSYSGRFIKDSRIQLFLSSKTEMQNIIEISRKRFDRDGRETITGSRRMGSSNSEASGVRNLSNLVAAIKKGINKFNYGSMDPLEDKLRSNGSRKCDTNISKSNDNQPRNESDNLYLFVRGMPYSATEGDVLSFFSGLQVDEVIMLKRSDGRNNGDGVVKFATSSDALKGQQRNREFMGSRFLEVHPSNEDTWIAYGGRIDNKVDPPFRTEHFAHLNESFSSNREYSSRRESGYLTSRKHSHSRSPLRRVMAHSHSRSPPRRVMAHSRSPPRRVMAHSRSPPRRVTAHSRSQSPPRRVIAHSHSRSPPRRIMVQTRSGSPSRGVMARTHSRSPPRRIMARTRSRSPRRVIPQTHSRSPRRVMAQTLSRSPPRRIITHSHSPLSGSTRSHLPHNKEYYILIKNLSAAVEKRDLRVFFGELNVTSNQITFLKPHDNEKRKKDAFVVFKSEREYETALGYHKNVIFGEPVHIFPISKKTVLELIESSETKRSPERQKKEKSNRDGYPSSKTCVYVRNFPFDVTNVEVQKFFAGFNIENSDIHLLYDDKGVGLGEALVKFRSEDQAQKAESLNRRRFLGTEVLLRCISEEQMQEFGINVSLISNEKMQNNLRAYDRSEHLYSLDSQGPAMQGNIKYPSDYRRPSDDFICSPDRFRAPPPFTELGAAGISGGFPHGRFMPDSHFSGGPDRITLIKIRNIPFRAAPNEILDFFHGYKIIPESLSIQQNEYGMPSGQAVVAVANYEEAMAVINELNDRPIGQRKARLTLA, from the coding sequence ATGGCTGTAGTCATCCGTTTACAGGGGCTTCCTGTTGTTGCGGGTTCTGCAGATATTCGCCGTTTCTTCTCAGGATTAAATATCCCTGATGGAGGTGTACATATCATTGGAGGAGAAAATGGGGATGCTTTTATTATATTTGCAACAGATGAAGATGCAAGACAAGCAATGAGCTACTCAGGACGATTTATAAAGGATTCGCGTATACAGCTCTTTCTCAGCAGCAAGACAGAAATGCAGAATATAATAGAAATTAGTAGGAAAAGGTTTGATCGTGATGGAAGAGAAACAATAACTGGATCTAGGCGAATGGGTTCCAGTAATTCGGAAGCATCTGGAGTTCGGAACCTTTCAAATCTAGTTGCAGCCATTAAAAAGGGAATTAATAAATTTAACTATGGTTCTATGGATCCCTTGGAAGACAAGTTACGTTCAAATGGCTCTCGAAAGTGTGATACCAATATTTCAAAATCAAATGATAATCAACCTAGGAATGAATCGGACAATTTGTACTTATTTGTACGTGGTATGCCTTACAGTGCAACAGAAGGTGATGTACTCAGCTTCTTCTCTGGATTACAAGTGGATGAGGTGATCATGTTAAAACGCAGTGATGGTCGAAACAATGGAGATGGTGTGGTAAAATTTGCTACATCGAGTGATGCCCTAAAAGGCCAACAACGTAATAGGGAGTTTATGGGTTCAAGATTTTTAGAGGTGCATCCTTCTAATGAAGATACATGGATTGCATATGGTGGAAGAATTGACAACAAGGTGGATCCTCCTTTCAGAACTGAACATTTTGCTCATTTAAATGAAAGCTTTTCTTCCAACAGAGAATATTCTTCAAGACGAGAGTCAGGCTATTTGACCTCAAGAAAACACTCCCATTCAAGGTCTCCCCTGAGGAGGGTGATGGCACACTCCCATTCAAGGTCTCCCCCAAGGAGGGTGATGGCACACTCAAGGTCTCCCCCAAGGAGGGTGATGGCACACTCAAGGTCTCCCCCAAGGAGGGTTACGGCACACTCTCGTTCACAGTCTCCCCCAAGGAGGGTTATAGCACATTCCCATTCAAGGTCTCCCCCAAGAAGGATTATGGTACAGACTCGTTCAGGGTCTCCTTCAAGGGGGGTTATGGCACGGACCCATTCAAGGTCTCCTCCAAGGAGGATTATGGCACGGACCCGCTCAAGATCACCAAGGAGGGTTATACCACAGACCCATTCTAGGTCTCCAAGGAGGGTTATGGCACAAACTCTTTCAAGGTCACCTCCAAGGAGGATTATAACGCACTCCCATTCACCTCTCTCTGGTTCAACACGGTCTCATTTGCCTCATAACAAAGAGTATTATATACTAATTAAAAATCTATCTGCTGCGGTTGAGAAGAGAGATTTGAGAGTGTTCTTTGGAGAACTGAATGTAACTAGTAATCAGATTACATTCTTAAAGCCACATGATAATgagaaaaggaagaaagatgCATTTGTGGTGTTTAAATCTGAGAGAGAATATGAGACTGCATTGGGCTATCACAAGAATGTTATATTTGGTGAGCCAGTTCACATTTTTCCCATTTCTAAAAAAACAGTGTTGGAGTTAATAGAATCTTCTGAAACTAAAAGATCACcagaaagacagaaaaaagaaaaaagtaatcGAGACGGATACCCCAGCTCAAAAACATGTGTATATGTAAGAAACTTTCCATTTGATGTGACAAACGTTGAAGTACAGAAGTTCTTTGCAGGATTTAATATTGAAAATAGTGATATTCATTTGCTTTATGATGACAAAGGAGTTGGACTGGGAGAAGCATTGGTGAAATTCAGATCTGAAGATCAAGCCCAGAAAGCTGAAAGCTTAAATCGCCGACGATTTTTGGGAACAGAGGTACTTCTAAGATGTATATCTGAGGAGCAAATGCAGGAGTTTGGTATTAATGTTTCACTAATCTCAAATGAAAAGATGCAGAATAATCTCCGTGCATATGATAGAAGTGAACATTTGTATTCACTTGATTCACAAGGACCAGCCATGCAGGGGAACATAAAGTATCCATCTGATTATAGACGTCCATCCGATGACTTCATTTGTTCACCTGATCGTTTTAGAGCCCCTCCCCCCTTTACAGAACTTGGTGCTGCAGGTATTTCTGGAGGTTTCCCACATGGACGCTTTATGCCTGACTCTCATTTCAGTGGTGGCCCAGATCGCATCACGCTGATTAAAATAAGGAATATACCATTTCGTGCTGCCCCAAATGAAATTTTGGATTTCTTCCATGGCTATAAAATCATACCAGAATCTCTTTCTATTCAGCAAAATGAATATGGAATGCCTTCCGGTCAAGCTGTTGTTGCTGTGGCAAATTATGAAGAGGCCATGGCTGTTATTAATGAACTAAATGATAGGCCAATTGGTCAGCGTAAAGCTAGGCTAACTTTGGCATAA